One Fusarium falciforme chromosome 1, complete sequence genomic window carries:
- a CDS encoding Cupin-2 domain-containing protein has product MARTTTRDWDNIFVPFGGIDFGPKSSTSTVVTIVFRTGDDIPGTGLHWHETHTEYLQIVEGYALVTLGDCTAVFTKDDGVITIPRYTVHQYMRADNTEQGKAGKDIDLVVREWTEPADGDKEIFFRNILSLLKDKKDTVTGTVGMLFSIMVVAWAHDNYPVFWKGPGFLGKHVQGTVQRAVTYALMGCLVFMGRLAGCQSHYAEYTP; this is encoded by the coding sequence ATGGCTCGCACGACCACACGTGATTGGGATAACATCTTCGTCCCGTTTGGAGGCATCGACTTTGGCCCCAAATCATCCACATCAACTGTCGTCACCATCGTCTTCCGGACGGGTGATGACATCCCTGGCACGGGTCTGCACTGGCATGAGACACACACCGAGTATCTGCAAATCGTGGAAGGTTATGCGCTTGTGACACTCGGTGATTGCACAGCTGTATTCACAAAGGATGACGGTGTTATCACGATACCCCGGTATACAGTCCACCAGTACATGCGCGCAGACAACACAGAGCAAGGCAAAGCAGGCAAGGACATTGACCTTGTTGTTCGAGAATGGACAGAGCCAGCAGATGGTGACAAGGAGATCTTCTTTCGCAACATACTGAGCctgctcaaggacaagaaggatacTGTAACGGGGACAGTGGGAATGCTGTTTTCTATCATGGTCGTGGCCTGGGCACACGATAACTATCCCGTGTTTTGGAAGGGACCCGGCTTTCTGGGAAAACATGTTCAAGGAACAGTTCAGAGGGCCGTGACATACGCATTGATGGGATGTCTTGTCTTCATGGGTCGGCTGGCAGGATGCCAGTCGCATTATGCCGAGTATACGCCATGA
- a CDS encoding Glyco-transf-28 domain-containing protein, with amino-acid sequence MASTNDDIDQLGETRTAGIDASTRDDGRIDIDIPTTLSRRLSKLPNFEELDTTPGLASPAYQQYENRDHSVIALNIVIQVIGSRGDVQPFIALAHELQKHGHRIRLATHDVFETFVQSSDIEFYPVGGDPSQLMAYMVKNPGLIPSIDSLRAGDINTKRKMIAQMLDGFWDSCIMPDPKTGDPFVADAIIANPPSFAHVHCAEALGVPLHMMFTMPWTSTGAFPHPLANINDPSTRKEREVANYLSYSVVEFLTWQGLGDLVNHWREAKLGLEHVPMNEGPRLLKSLEVPFTYCWSPALIPKPREWGHNISISGFFFRQPPSYQPPEDLEGFLKSGPKPIYVGFGSIVADDPARLMIMVLKAIKTAGVRAIISQGWSKLEGDEDPNIFYVGDCPHEYLFQQVSAVVHHGGAGTTACGLFYGVPTVIVPFFGDQPFWGQMVANAGAGPQPIPYSSLTSRNLTDAIVHALTPEVAIAAQKMSESMKAESGVQAAVQHFHSNLPVEPQRCDLFPELPASWSYKGKRHQVLLSKKAERILTGANKLERNKLKFHKPKPIFIASRRWDPFTAVGSASMEVAASMADATAGVFVKPYETIKEHQTRTKASLESGSSQALSQSDSASVSESVARKAVGTSTKSLGKLAVTSAKGIFVDIPIAVTDGLRAVPNLYGEDVRPRDHITGFRSGAVVAGKNFYHGIFEALTDIAVYTYHGKRQENALGAAKGLGKGALSLVTKTTAATIGLVAYPAQGIHRSIRAAVVTSTPKAIEAAMRIEGDWLLKRKPMSEEETRCAVADFETLRNSKPTKVVPG; translated from the exons ATGGCATCCACGAACGATGATATCGATCAGCTCGGCGAGACGAGAACAGCTGGAATTGATGCATCTACTAGAG ATGACGGCCGAATCGATATCGACATACCCACGACCCTGAGCCGACGACTGTCCAAACTTCCAAATTTCGAGGAACTCGATACGACTCCCGGACTGGCTTCGCCCGCATACCAACAATATGAGAATAGAGATCATTCTGTTATCGCCctcaacatcgtcatccaGGTCATTGGAAGTCGTGGCGATGTCCAACCCTTCATCGCGCTGGCGCATGAGTTACAGAAACACGGCCACAGAATTCGACTGGCCACCCACGACGTATTCGAGACCTTCGTCCAGTCGTCCGATATCGAGTTCTACCCTGTCGGAGGCGATCCCTCTCAGCTCATGGCATATATGGTCAAGAACCCAGGGCTCATCCCAAGCATCGACAGTCTTCGAGCCGGAGatatcaacaccaagaggaagatgattGCTCAGATGCTCGACGGGTTCTGGGACTCGTGCATAATGCCTGATCCTAAGACAGGCGACCCATTCGTGGCAGATGCTATTATTGCGAACCCGCCTAGCTTTGCACATGTTCATTGCGCCGAGGCATTGGGTGTTCCTCTACACATGATGTTCACTATGCCTTGGACTAGTACAGGAGCTTTTCCTCACCCCTTGGCGAATATCAATGACCCGAGTACTAGGAAAGAACGTGAAGTTGCAAATTACTTGTCGTATAGCGTGGTTGAGTTTCTGACGTGGCAAGG ACTCGGGGACCTGGTCAACCACTGGCGAGAGGCcaagctcggcctcgagcaTGTTCCTATGAACGAGGGCCCCAGACTTCTCAAGTCTCTGGAAGTGCCATTCACATACTGCTGGTCCCCAGCTCTGATTCCTAAACCGAGAGAATGGGGCCACAACATAA GTATCTCTGGCTTCTTTTTTCGACAACCCCCCTCCTACCAACCCCCTGAAGACCTGGAAGGCTTCCTCAAAAGCGGACCGAAGCCGATATACGTTGGATTCGGAAGCATTGTTGCCGATGACCCAGCCCGCCTGATGATCATGGTCCTCAAGGCAATCAAAACAGCCGGAGTTCGGGCCATAATATCCCAGGGGTGGAGCAAGCTCGAGGGGGATGAGGACCCCAACATCTTTTACGTCGGTGATTGTCCCCATGAATACCTGTTCCAGCAGGTCTCGGCTGTTGTTCACCATGGCGGCGCTGGAACAACGGCCTGCGGTTTGTTTTACGGGGTACCGACCGTGATCGTTCCGTTCTTTGGAGA TCAACCTTTCTGGGGTCAGATGGTAGCCAACGCCGGTGCTGGTCCACAGCCAATTCCTTACTCATCTTTGACATCCAGAAATCTCACCGACGCTATAGTACATGCTTTAACTCCAGAAGTTGCGATCGCGGCGCAGAAAATGTCTGAGAGCATGAAAGCCGAGTCGGGAGTCCAGGCTGCGGTCCAACATTTTCACTCCAACTTGCCTGTTGAGCCACAGCGTTGTGATCTCTTCCCAGAGCTTCCGGCATCTTGGTCTTACAAAGGAAAAAGACACCAAGTCTTGTTGTCGAAGAAGGCAGAGCGAATCTTGACTGGAGCGAATAAACTCGAGCGGAACAAGTTGAAGTT TCACAAGCCAAAGCCAATCTTTATTGCAAGTAGACGTTGGGATCCGTTCACGGCCGTTGGATCAGCATCTATGGAGGTTGCTGCGTCGATGGCGGATGCGACAGCAGGAGTTTTCGTGAAACCCTACGAGACTATCAAGGAACACCAAACGCGAACGAAAGCATCACTAGAGAGCGGATCAAGTCAGGCTCTATCGCAAAGCGATTCCGCAAGCGTTAGCGAATCGGTCGCGAGGAAAGCGGTTGGAACATCGACCAAGAGTCTTGGGAAGCTGGCCGTTACATCTGCAAAGGGCATATTCGTTGATATTCCCATCGCGGTTACGGATGGGCTGCGAGCTGTACCGAATCTTTATGGGGAGGATGTGAGGCCTCGGGATCATATCACTGGCTTCAGGAGTGGTGCGGTGGTCGCTGGTAAGAACTTTTACCACGGAATCTTTGAGGCTCTGACAGACATTGCCGTGTACACATACCACGGCAAGCGTCAAGAAAATGCATTGGGGGCTGCAAAAGGCCTGGGCAAGGGCGCATTGAGCTTGGTGACCAAGACAACTGCTGCTACCATCGGACTCGTTGCGTATCCGGCCCAGGGCATACACCGAAGCATCCGGGCTGCAGTCGTGACTTCAACGCCCAAGGCGATCGAGGCGGCTATGCGTATTGAGGGAGATTGGCTTCTTAAGAGGAAGCCAATGTCTGAAGAGGAAACTCGTTGCGCTGTTGCTGACTTTGAGACCTTGCGGAACTCGAAACCTACCAAGGTTGTGCCAGGGTAA
- a CDS encoding Zn(2)-C6 fungal-type domain-containing protein, giving the protein MHQSYSKTLPAIALVHRPLSKQATMQPTSNSALGRQHRRPHRKSRNGCLNCKKRKVKCDETKPMCFNCMRFNVPCSFDPHSPPTYGPIPKALSDELEASQKSSPHRGPGRPRKDWAALGNALREATAPGSPTSNASTTSSASPPADSEACSLNIVDADLMVHFVHHTAGTLSRPNDSIGLFWRNNVPRIGFSHHFVLHLIYALSGFHLAYLEPAGSDTRARHRSIATQHSEVGLKKLNETLSNITEENCGALYVAATLVSYCAFAAGPTSSKDLLVCKVGDETTLHQLPLIHGVRLIRQTVDPATLFSGLLKPLAESGPDEEVESSTHPHMDWVEPFARLREWLTTNASINMTIYDHALSSLSSIYEANYGSEKGVCKTPSTNQLILGWLYRLQETFIAALKRQEPPALLIFAYYAPLIAILEECWFLEGWSEHLVDSIKAMLSDELSTFIEWPASVVGKVSKIHARI; this is encoded by the exons ATGCATCAAAGTTACTCCAAGACATTGCCTGCAATAGCCCTTGTTCATCGGCCGCTAAGCAAGCAAGCGACAATGCAGCCCACCTCCAACTCGGCACTCGGCCGTCAGCACCGACGACCTCATCGCAAGTCCCGAAATGGCTGTCTCAACTGTAAGAAGCGCAAAGTAAAG TGCGACGAGACAAAGCCCATGTGCTTCAACTGCATGCGCTTCAACGTCCCCTGTAGCTTCGACCCTCACTCTCCTCCCACCTACGGCCCAATACCAAAGGCCCTGTCCGATGAGCTGGAGGCAAGCCAGAAGAGTTCACCTCATCGGGGCCCCGGTCGTCCGCGCAAAGACTGGGCTGCCCTCGGCAACGCTCTCAGAGAGGCAACAGCCCCAGGATCGCCAACTTCAAATGCTTCAACCACTTCCTCGGCTTCCCCTCCGGCCGACTCGGAAGCCTGCTCGCTGAATATTGTCGATGCTGATTTGATGGTACACTTTGTTCATCACACCGCGGGCACGCTCTCCAGGCCCAATGACAGCATAGGTCTCTTCTGGAGGAATAATGTCCCCAGAATAGGCTTTTCTCACCACTTCGTGCTGCATCTCATCTATGCCCTTTCTGGGTTCCACCTCGCCTATTTGGAGCCAGCCGGGTCCGATACTCGGGCTCGACATCGCTCAATAGCTACCCAGCACTCAGAAGTAGGCCTCAAAAAGCTCAACGAGACGCTCTCAAACATCACAGAGGAAAACTGTGGCGCCCTTTACGTTGCAGCAACGCTTGTATCATACTGCGCCTTTGCTGCCGGTCCGACATCGTCCAAGGATCTGCTAGTCTGCAAGGTTGGAGACGAAACCACGCTTCACCAACTACCATTGATACACGGTGTGCGGTTGATCAGACAGACTGTAGACCCTGCCACGCTCTTCTCAGGACTCTTGAAGCCTCTTGCAGAGTCCGGGCCAGACGAAGAGGTCGAGAGCTCTACGCATCCGCACATGGACTGGGTCGAACCCTTTGCCAGGTTGCGAGAGTGGCTGACGACCAACGCAAGTATCAACATGACCATCTACGATCACGCTCTCTCATCTCTTTCTTCCATATACGAGGCCAACTACGGCAGCGAAAAGGGCGTGTGCAAAACCCCTTCAACCAACCAGCTCATACTTGGCTGGCTGTATCGTCTACAAGAGACATTCATAGCAGCTCTCAAGCGACAAGAACCACCAGCCTTGCTCATCTTTGCATACTATGCCCCTTTGATAGCAATACTTGAGGAGTGCTGGTTTCTAGAGGGGTGGTCAGAGCATCTCGTCGATTCAATCAAGGCAATGCTGAGTGACGAGTTGTCTACGTTTATAGAATGGCCGGCAAGCGTGGTTGGAAAGGTATCAAAAATCCATGCTCGCATCTAG
- a CDS encoding Hydrolase-4 domain-containing protein: MSSLLVNLTSLLQNAGHHVVALLSRLYELLPSWISRGYYNEQQLSIIATTTIQLLQDGRWSYLRNQFALPLRFFLTETVLEKGWQMITATTGPIQRIGQPVISGGWFLSAKVPVHFSRANLALIIQMRSSGKLIGLRVSPLFAAGLGQEWKPPPYTELGAEREVELKLGSKLEVPGILCLPKEPGVFPCVIFLSGSGPCDMDSTVGSVKPLKDIALGLAQHGIASIRFDKVTLRHAQKFKNSATITVGDEYLDQANDAITHARQHSEIDPNRIFIIGHSLGATVAPHLAQTDDRIRGVVLLAAPSQPLHRAYVRQLRYFASLDSEPVEAMQELIAEAEQKADAADSGATLSKDLPFGLPASYWNSVRELDPVGTAQKLEKPMLLLQGSRDYQVTVEDDWVEWERVLGNKNNTRLRDYEGLDHCFIKGEGKSTPADYDVPGNVDLEVVRDISRWILDTETGGSAGC, from the coding sequence ATGTCGAGTCTTTTGGTGAATTTGACCTCTTTATTACAGAATGCGGGGCATCATGTCGTTGCCCTCCTCTCTCGTCTCTATGAACTTCTGCCTTCGTGGATCAGCCGAGGTTACTATAACGAACAGCAGTTGTCAATCATAGCGACCACGACTATTCAACTCCTTCAAGATGGTCGCTGGAGTTACTTGCGCAACCAGTTTGCTTTGCCTTTGCGATTTTTCCTCACCGAGACTGTGTTGGAAAAAGGCTGGCAAATGATCACTGCAACCACGGGACCGATCCAGCGAATTGGACAACCGGTTATCTCTGGCGGCTGGTTTCTCTCTGCCAAGGTACCAGTTCATTTCTCCAGAGCAAATCTTGCCTTGATCATCCAAATGCGATCCTCGGGTAAACTTATAGGCCTTCGCGTCAGTCCGCTTTTTGCTGCTGGGCTGGGTCAAGAGTGGAAGCCTCCTCCCTACACTGAGCTTGGTGCTGAGCGGGAGGTAGAACTTAAACTTGGGTCGAAACTGGAAGTACCAGGGATTCTCTGTCTTCCAAAGGAACCGGGTGTTTTCCCTTGCGTCATCTTTCTCTCTGGTTCTGGGCCTTGCGATATGGACTCGACCGTTGGTTCAGTGAAGCCTCTCAAAGACATTGCTTTAGGCCTCGCTCAACATGGCATTGCTTCTATCCGGTTCGATAAGGTGACCCTCAGGCATGCGCAAAAGTTCAAAAACAGTGCAACCATCACAGTCGGTGATGAGTACCTTGATCAGGCCAACGATGCCATCACCCATGCAAGGCAACACTCTGAAATTGATCCTAACAGGATCTTTATCATCGGGCATAGTCTCGGCGCGACTGTCGCCCCTCATCTGGCCCAAACCGATGACCGGATACGTGGGGTTGTCTTACTTGCTGCGCCGAGCCAGCCTCTGCACAGGGCTTATGTTCGGCAACTTCGTTACTTTGCCTCTTTGGATAGTGAGCCAGTGGAAGCCATGCAGGAGCTCATTGCGGAGGCAGAACAAAAAGCCGATGCAGCAGATTCTGGTGCTACATTATCGAAAGATCTTCCATTTGGTCTTCCCGCTTCTTACTGGAACAGCGTCCGTGAACTTGATCCTGTTGGTACCGCGCAGAAGTTGGAGAAGCCGATGCTGTTGCTTCAAGGCTCGCGCGATTATCAAGTCACGGTAGAGGATGATTGGGTTGAATGGGAGCGTGTGCTCGGCAACAAGAACAATACTCGTTTACGTGATTATGAAGGACTTGATCATTGTTTCATCAAAGGAGAAGGGAAATCTACGCCAGCTGATTATGATGTACCGGGGAATGTGGACCTAGAGGTTGTTCGTGACATCAGTCGTTGGATTTTGGATACAGAGACAGGCGGAAGCGCTGGGTGTTAA
- a CDS encoding NAD(P)-bd-dom domain-containing protein: protein MKVAIGGLGDVSKYLLEELPKEGHDLVALTQSLKPHIMTVEQRVTDYSVSNLKKHLADCDAVVSAITIHAPEFSSIHLALLKACKESPKCKRFLPSVWAGNYEEVNDQPLYAGEDLLPILEALRVQKDVYWTFFCQGWMADYILPSDQRHLADFGKRWVQNYDTKVFTLYGNGAQKVDFTSARDTTRAVGVLLNHDPETWEQFTCVSGQQMTWRELWEFVKAREPEYTLQKKSLAQSIKQFIAKRSKEEVAAAMYEVMGHSDALAFPDGKVERHREKFFKGMKFRTPAELYDEAVANPGVIV from the coding sequence ATGAAGGTCGCAATTGGAGGACTCGGAGACGTCTCCAAGTATCTCCTGGAAGAGCTTCCAAAGGAAGGTCATGACCTTGTCGCCCTCACTCAAAGCCTCAAGCCGCACATCATGACGGTCGAGCAGCGAGTGACCGACTACTCTGTCTCGAACCTCAAGAAGCATCTTGCCGATTGCGACGCCGTCGTTTCTGCAATCACCATCCACGCCCCAGAGTTTTCCTCCATCCACCTGGCACTTCTTAAGGCTTGCAAGGAGTCTCCAAAGTGCAAGCGGTTCCTCCCCTCTGTTTGGGCTGGAAACTATGAAGAGGTCAATGACCAGCCGCTCTACGCTGGTGAGGATCTACTACCCATCCTCGAGGCCCTCCGGGTGCAGAAAGATGTTTACTGGACTTTCTTCTGCCAGGGATGGATGGCGGATTACATTCTCCCTTCCGATCAACGACATCTCGCTGATTTCGGCAAACGATGGGTTCAAAACTACGACACCAAGGTCTTCACCCTCTATGGAAATGGTGCCCAGAAGGTCGACTTTACGTCGGCCAGAGACACGACCCGTGCTGTCGGTGTGCTCCTGAACCATGACCCCGAAACTTGGGAACAGTTTACTTGTGTCTCAGGCCAACAGATGACCTGGCGAGAGCTCTGGGAGTTCGTTAAAGCACGGGAACCCGAGTATACGCTCCAGAAGAAGTCACTGGCCCAGAGCATCAAACAGTTCATCGCAAAGAGGAGCAAGGAAGAGGTGGCTGCAGCTATGTACGAGGTGATGGGTCACAGCGACGCCCTCGCGTTTCCGGACGGCAAGGTAGAGCGACACCGAGAGAAGTTCTTCAAGGGCATGAAATTCCGGACTCCGGCCGAGCTGTATGATGAAGCCGTCGCAAACCCTGGGGTTATCGTTTAA